One window of Esox lucius isolate fEsoLuc1 chromosome 25, fEsoLuc1.pri, whole genome shotgun sequence genomic DNA carries:
- the LOC105007603 gene encoding zinc finger protein OZF-like isoform X1, with protein MLMGVSFYYSGVQFVPQDPEMTVKMEDCSQTLELNVIVKDEEKEEKIGTSVYHGDNVEALSSSKEQKQEDLKAEMPHHCPHCEEIFPKISNLQIHLRIHIGEKPYCCSDCGKCFRTSTELKVHHRVHTGEKPFSCSYCGESFSQQGHVKRHQRVHTGEKPYSCSECGASFSKQENLKRHILIHTGEKPYFCSYCGKSFSKQENLKRHQRAHTGEKPFSCSDCGKSFTTSTSLTFHHRFHTGEKPYSCSYCEKGFAKQENLKRHTRIHTGVKPYSCSDCCKSFTTSDELKVHQRAHSGEKPYSCSYCGESFSQQGHLKLHKHTHTGEKPYSCSVCGVSFSKQENLKRHNRIHTGEKPYSCSYCGKSFTTSSTLTVHQRVHTGEKPYSCSYCGKSFTTSSSVKVHQRVHTGEKFY; from the exons ATGTTGATGGGCGTATCGTTTTATTACAG TGGAGTCCAGTTTGTACCACAGGATCCAGAGATGACAGTGAAGATGGAAGACTGTAGTCAGACACTGGAGCTGAATGTCATTGTTAAAGATGAAGAAAAGGAAGAGAAGATTGGGACATCTGTTTATCACG GAGACAATGTTGAGGCACTCTCTTCATCCAAAGAGCAAAAGCAAGAAGATCTTAAAGCTGAGATGCCTCACCATTGCCCACATTGTGAGGAGATTTTCCCAAAAATATCCAACCTACAAATACACCTAAGAATCCACAttggagagaagccatactgctgttctgactgtgggaaatgcTTCAGAACATCAACTGAGCTTAAAGTTCACCATAGagttcacacaggagagaagcctttctcCTGCTCTTATTGTGGAGAGAGTTTCTCTCAACAGGGCCACGTAAAAAGGCACCAACGTGTACACACAGgggagaagccttactcctgctCTGAATGTGGAGCGAGTTTCTCTAAACAGGAGAACTTAAAAAGACATATTCttatacacactggagagaagccctaCTTCTGTTCttactgtgggaagagtttctctaaACAAGAGAACTTAAAAAGACACCAACGtgcacacacaggagagaagcctttttCCTGCtctgattgtgggaagagttttacAACATCAACTTCTCTGACCTTTCATCACAGATTtcacacaggagaaaagcctTACTCCTGCTCTTACTGTGAGAAGGGTTTTGCAAAACAGGAGaatttaaaaagacacacacgtatacacactgGAGTGAAGCCTTACTCCTGCTCTGACTGTTGTAAAAGCTTCACAACATCAGATGAGCTAAAAGTTCACCAGAGAGCACACtcaggagagaaaccttactcctgttcttaTTGTGGAGAAAGTTTCTCCCAACAAGGTCACTTAaaattacacaaacatacacacacaggagaaaagccttactcctgttctgtttGTGGGGTGAGTTTCTCTAAACAGGAAAACCTAAAAAGACACAATCGTattcacacaggagaaaagcctTACTCCTGCTCCTACTGTGGAAAGAGTTTCACAACATCAAGTACTCTGACAGTCCATCAGAGAgttcacactggagagaagccttactcctgctCATACTGTGGGAAGAGCTTTACGACATCAAGTTCTGTAAAAGTTCATCAGAGagttcacacaggagagaagttTTATTAG
- the LOC105007603 gene encoding zinc finger protein 239-like isoform X2, with protein MTVKMEDCSQTLELNVIVKDEEKEEKIGTSVYHGDNVEALSSSKEQKQEDLKAEMPHHCPHCEEIFPKISNLQIHLRIHIGEKPYCCSDCGKCFRTSTELKVHHRVHTGEKPFSCSYCGESFSQQGHVKRHQRVHTGEKPYSCSECGASFSKQENLKRHILIHTGEKPYFCSYCGKSFSKQENLKRHQRAHTGEKPFSCSDCGKSFTTSTSLTFHHRFHTGEKPYSCSYCEKGFAKQENLKRHTRIHTGVKPYSCSDCCKSFTTSDELKVHQRAHSGEKPYSCSYCGESFSQQGHLKLHKHTHTGEKPYSCSVCGVSFSKQENLKRHNRIHTGEKPYSCSYCGKSFTTSSTLTVHQRVHTGEKPYSCSYCGKSFTTSSSVKVHQRVHTGEKFY; from the exons ATGACAGTGAAGATGGAAGACTGTAGTCAGACACTGGAGCTGAATGTCATTGTTAAAGATGAAGAAAAGGAAGAGAAGATTGGGACATCTGTTTATCACG GAGACAATGTTGAGGCACTCTCTTCATCCAAAGAGCAAAAGCAAGAAGATCTTAAAGCTGAGATGCCTCACCATTGCCCACATTGTGAGGAGATTTTCCCAAAAATATCCAACCTACAAATACACCTAAGAATCCACAttggagagaagccatactgctgttctgactgtgggaaatgcTTCAGAACATCAACTGAGCTTAAAGTTCACCATAGagttcacacaggagagaagcctttctcCTGCTCTTATTGTGGAGAGAGTTTCTCTCAACAGGGCCACGTAAAAAGGCACCAACGTGTACACACAGgggagaagccttactcctgctCTGAATGTGGAGCGAGTTTCTCTAAACAGGAGAACTTAAAAAGACATATTCttatacacactggagagaagccctaCTTCTGTTCttactgtgggaagagtttctctaaACAAGAGAACTTAAAAAGACACCAACGtgcacacacaggagagaagcctttttCCTGCtctgattgtgggaagagttttacAACATCAACTTCTCTGACCTTTCATCACAGATTtcacacaggagaaaagcctTACTCCTGCTCTTACTGTGAGAAGGGTTTTGCAAAACAGGAGaatttaaaaagacacacacgtatacacactgGAGTGAAGCCTTACTCCTGCTCTGACTGTTGTAAAAGCTTCACAACATCAGATGAGCTAAAAGTTCACCAGAGAGCACACtcaggagagaaaccttactcctgttcttaTTGTGGAGAAAGTTTCTCCCAACAAGGTCACTTAaaattacacaaacatacacacacaggagaaaagccttactcctgttctgtttGTGGGGTGAGTTTCTCTAAACAGGAAAACCTAAAAAGACACAATCGTattcacacaggagaaaagcctTACTCCTGCTCCTACTGTGGAAAGAGTTTCACAACATCAAGTACTCTGACAGTCCATCAGAGAgttcacactggagagaagccttactcctgctCATACTGTGGGAAGAGCTTTACGACATCAAGTTCTGTAAAAGTTCATCAGAGagttcacacaggagagaagttTTATTAG